A genome region from Cryptosporidium parvum Iowa II chromosome 8, whole genome shotgun sequence includes the following:
- a CDS encoding serine/threonine protein kinase KKIALRE: MQGKCTLHGLNRYKTICEIGEGAFGVVFKCMDLVTNEIVALKEFKTIYSDENENSYVTKNSANGKVNTNFSHNKILREIATLRRLYGQKNIIQLKDFFLHENRYYLSLEYFPQTLLQYLEKSPKGLPIEIIRSSIYQLLTALKKCHSMGIIHRDVKPENILIKEIEKNMNLELKLCDFGFARFIQQNKSYSNQFKDSLSKSVDSLCVASRPLTSYVSTRWYRAPELLVKSTEYGPGIDVWAVGCIMAELIDGEPLFPGTSDIDQLYLIRNTIGKLDSKSQGILESDKRLYDAYKKHFYNGFISGSNSRYNTELSQSSAVIPPYQIISIKERYEKKVDLIALDFLQKSLTIDPKMRPDCQELLLHPFFSSINGTEGFAKYELECASSSLLNITDSSSKSLSLPIFFESCHSSAKHGGKNYDCEDNDGVNKFSENFDQSYAKNKCVLNDDKTTAPSTPDDKSTPLPHSGIFYNSKIWCEKISLPKFPHILPPPPKNINNLKNLSNIDTQENIK; this comes from the coding sequence ATGCAAGGAAAATGTACTCTTCATGGTTTAAATAGATACAAAACAATTTGCGAAATAGGTGAAGGTGCATTTGGGGTCGTTTTCAAATGCATGGATCTTGTTACTAACGAAATTGTTGCGCTTAAAGAGTTTAAAACAATCTATTCAGACGAGAACGAAAATTCATATGTTACAAAAAATTCAGCAAATGGTAAagtaaatacaaatttttctCATAATAAAATTCTAAGAGAAATTGCAACACTTAGGAGACTATATGGTCAGAAGAATATCATTCAACtaaaagatttttttttacatgAAAACAGATATTATTTATCGTTAGAGTATTTTCCACAGACGCTTCTGcaatatttagaaaaaagtCCCAAAGGGCTACctatagaaataattagaTCAAGTATTTACCAGTTGTTAACAGCATTGAAGAAGTGTCACTCTATGGGAATTATTCATCGTGATGTTAAGcctgaaaatattttaattaaagaaattgagaaaAACATGAACTTGGAACTTAAGCTTTGCGATTTTGGGTTCGCAAGGTTCATTCAACAAAACAAAAGTTATTCAAATCAATTTAAAGATAGTTTGTCAAAATCAGTGGATAGTTTATGCGTAGCAAGCCGTCCACTTACAAGTTACGTTTCTACGAGATGGTATAGAGCTCCTGAGCTGCTCGTAAAAAGTACGGAGTATGGGCCTGGAATAGATGTTTGGGCAGTTGGTTGTATAATGGCAGAACTGATTGATGGAGAACCGCTGTTTCCAGGAACAAGCGATATTGATcaactttatttaataagaaataCTATAGGAAAATTAGATAGTAAAAGTCAAGGCATTCTCGAATCAGACAAAAGGCTCTACGACGCGTACAAAAAACATTTTTATAATGGATTTATATCGGGGTCAAATTCAAGATACAACACTGAGTTAAGCCAATCAAGCGCAGTAATTCCTCCATaccaaataatttcaatcAAAGAGAGGTAcgaaaaaaaagttgatCTTATAGCGCTTGACTTTTTACAAAAATCTCTAACAATCGATCCGAAGATGCGGCCAGATTGTCAAGAGTTGTTGTTACATCCGTTTTTCTCCTCAATTAACGGGACTGAAGGCTTTGCTAAATATGAGCTGGAGTGCGCTTCATCTTcacttttaaatattacaGATTCATCGTCTAAGTCACTTTCATTgccaattttttttgagtCTTGTCATTCCTCCGCAAAACACGGAGGAAAAAATTATGATTGCGAAGACAATGATGGTGTAAATAAGTTCTCGGAGAATTTTGATCAATCTTACGCAAAAAATAAGTGTGTCTTGAACGATGACAAAACCACTGCCCCTTCTACTCCGGACGATAAATCTACTCCTTTGCCACACAGCGgtatattttataattcaaaaatttggTGCGAAAAAATTTCACTCCCTAAATTTCCACACATTTTGCCACCCCCACCtaaaaatataaacaatttgaagaatttgtcGAATATTGATACgcaagaaaatataaagtaA